From Alienimonas californiensis, a single genomic window includes:
- a CDS encoding DUF1559 family PulG-like putative transporter — MTSSTPRLRKSTRAGFTLIELLVVIAIIAILVSLLLPAVQQAREAARRSQCQNNLKQLGLAAHNYHSTYKVFPLSYGGPSAASERLSMFVGLLPYLDQTSLYNQITNPLTTYKADGSVNREWPAYGSAPWDQNYPPWRVQPASFLCPSDGARVIDEADTNYAINWGDNASGAGDPDADEARGAAIHGDSFGFRDFRDGTVSTLLFGEVCRNDGSDAYQTNWALGLSGLNHGARGYDTIPEECIEAVADPQNPGYYNTSVTLGGSGGNGRYRGDRWMDACMTATQFITVIQPNGPSCSALTGNSENGLMTAGSWHTGGIQVVMVDGSVNFISDTIDNGDLGRAHVTRGKSPYGVWGGLGTRAGGEVSDEY; from the coding sequence ATGACGTCCTCCACACCGAGGCTCCGGAAGTCGACCCGGGCCGGCTTCACGCTGATCGAACTCCTGGTGGTGATCGCGATCATTGCGATCCTAGTTTCCCTGTTGCTGCCGGCCGTGCAGCAGGCGCGCGAGGCCGCCCGCCGCAGCCAGTGCCAGAACAATCTGAAACAGCTCGGCCTGGCCGCCCACAATTATCACAGTACCTACAAGGTGTTCCCGCTCAGTTACGGCGGGCCGTCCGCCGCCAGCGAGCGACTGAGCATGTTCGTCGGCCTGCTGCCGTACCTGGATCAGACCTCCCTGTACAACCAGATCACCAACCCGCTGACGACTTACAAGGCCGACGGCTCCGTCAATCGCGAGTGGCCCGCCTACGGCAGCGCCCCGTGGGACCAGAACTATCCCCCGTGGCGCGTCCAGCCGGCGTCTTTCCTCTGCCCCTCCGACGGCGCCCGCGTGATCGACGAAGCCGACACCAACTACGCGATCAACTGGGGCGACAACGCCAGCGGCGCCGGCGACCCCGATGCGGACGAGGCCCGCGGCGCCGCGATCCACGGGGACTCCTTCGGCTTCCGCGACTTCCGCGACGGGACGGTCTCGACGCTGCTGTTCGGCGAAGTCTGCCGCAACGACGGCTCGGACGCCTACCAGACGAACTGGGCCCTGGGCCTCTCCGGGCTGAATCACGGCGCCCGCGGATACGACACCATCCCTGAGGAGTGCATCGAGGCGGTCGCCGACCCTCAAAACCCGGGGTACTACAACACGTCCGTCACCTTGGGCGGAAGCGGCGGCAACGGCCGATACCGCGGCGACCGCTGGATGGACGCCTGCATGACGGCCACGCAGTTCATCACCGTCATCCAGCCGAACGGCCCGTCCTGCTCCGCCCTGACCGGCAACAGCGAGAACGGCCTGATGACCGCCGGCAGCTGGCACACCGGCGGGATTCAGGTCGTGATGGTGGACGGCTCGGTGAACTTCATCAGCGACACCATCGACAACGGCGACCTCGGCCGCGCCCACGTCACGCGGGGTAAGAGCCCCTACGGCGTCTGGGGCGGCCTCGGCACCCGGGCCGGCGGCGAGGTGAGCGACGAGTACTGA
- a CDS encoding GH39 family glycosyl hydrolase produces MPRRRPAGFVAALLLAAVGLIDGPSAAAAPPANGAGGAAGAEWSPFGIGACHINGRSANDLARWMPQMAAIDLAVYRTPNTNWGSVEPEPGVWHWETLDAQIDYLERRGFQYGALLIGNPRWNEADLPGHLPSNNVEGWSNYVTRLATHLKGHVRRYEVWNEPPNFTGKDQTPADYAKLVVAAYDAVKAVDPDAQIGLAAKSAHVNYLEQTILAGAKDHFDFIVLHPYEALDGVAENAGTEAVFMNVVPVVRRMLAARNPAKVDVPIIYTELGVNAENKGADVQAHALVKAYVMGIASGVECVQWFEGRDGDSGPMGLLDRNGIARPAYTALATLIEHLGQLPRPLGWVLLNDRHHAFLFKGADGPVLAAWGDAGVQDEYDFGREAPVVDPLTGHVTPQRSLALTTAPVLVLDVPEALIEQAKLNRDEAFPWGGNDAGSPAEYAAANEVFLEFGEEAVERGLHTRSAAGLAEAVVTYGGSARAGNVPGGNVFIVDPHFLSYDPTPIEITVEVRRNPENVNSGFKLVYESPEGFKTAGGWYTVPDNQQWHTKTWRIDDPQFVNYWGFNFILESDGDVYNKYLIRRVSVRKLDR; encoded by the coding sequence ATGCCCCGCCGCCGTCCCGCGGGTTTCGTTGCGGCGTTGCTCCTCGCCGCCGTCGGCCTAATCGACGGCCCGTCCGCCGCCGCGGCCCCGCCCGCGAACGGTGCCGGGGGCGCCGCCGGGGCAGAATGGAGCCCGTTCGGCATCGGGGCCTGTCATATCAACGGCCGGTCGGCGAACGACCTTGCCCGCTGGATGCCGCAGATGGCGGCGATCGACCTCGCTGTCTATCGCACGCCCAATACGAACTGGGGGTCCGTGGAGCCGGAGCCGGGCGTCTGGCATTGGGAGACGCTGGACGCCCAGATCGACTATCTGGAGCGGCGCGGCTTTCAATACGGCGCCCTGCTGATCGGCAATCCCCGCTGGAACGAAGCCGACCTGCCGGGACACCTGCCGTCCAACAACGTCGAGGGCTGGTCGAACTACGTCACGCGATTAGCGACCCATCTGAAAGGCCACGTGCGGCGGTACGAGGTCTGGAACGAACCGCCCAACTTCACGGGGAAGGATCAGACGCCCGCGGACTACGCGAAACTGGTCGTCGCCGCCTACGACGCCGTGAAAGCCGTCGACCCGGACGCCCAGATCGGCCTGGCGGCGAAGTCCGCCCACGTCAATTATCTGGAGCAGACGATCCTCGCGGGAGCGAAGGATCATTTCGACTTTATCGTGCTGCACCCCTACGAGGCGTTGGACGGCGTCGCCGAGAACGCCGGCACGGAGGCGGTCTTCATGAACGTCGTCCCCGTCGTGCGGAGGATGCTCGCCGCCCGCAATCCGGCGAAGGTCGACGTGCCGATCATTTATACGGAGCTTGGCGTCAACGCGGAGAACAAGGGGGCGGACGTGCAGGCCCACGCGTTGGTCAAGGCGTACGTGATGGGGATCGCCTCCGGCGTGGAGTGCGTCCAGTGGTTCGAGGGCCGCGACGGCGACAGCGGGCCAATGGGTCTGCTGGACCGCAACGGCATCGCCCGCCCGGCCTATACGGCCCTCGCCACGCTGATTGAGCATCTGGGCCAGCTCCCCCGACCGCTCGGCTGGGTGTTATTGAACGACCGGCACCACGCCTTCCTGTTCAAGGGCGCCGACGGCCCAGTCCTCGCCGCGTGGGGCGACGCCGGCGTGCAGGACGAATACGACTTCGGCCGGGAGGCGCCGGTCGTCGATCCGCTGACCGGCCACGTCACGCCACAGCGCTCGCTGGCGCTCACCACGGCCCCTGTCCTCGTGCTGGACGTGCCGGAAGCCCTGATCGAACAGGCGAAATTAAACCGCGACGAGGCGTTCCCCTGGGGCGGGAACGACGCCGGATCGCCGGCGGAGTACGCCGCCGCGAACGAAGTGTTCCTCGAGTTTGGCGAGGAGGCGGTCGAACGCGGCCTGCACACCCGCTCCGCCGCCGGGCTGGCCGAGGCGGTCGTGACCTACGGCGGCTCCGCCCGCGCCGGCAACGTGCCGGGCGGGAACGTCTTCATCGTCGACCCGCACTTTCTCTCCTACGACCCGACGCCGATCGAAATTACCGTCGAGGTGCGGCGCAACCCGGAGAACGTCAATTCCGGCTTCAAACTCGTCTACGAGTCCCCCGAGGGTTTTAAAACCGCCGGCGGCTGGTACACGGTGCCGGACAATCAGCAGTGGCACACGAAAACCTGGCGGATCGACGACCCGCAGTTCGTGAATTACTGGGGCTTCAACTTCATCCTGGAGTCCGACGGCGACGTCTACAACAAGTACCTGATCCGGCGTGTGTCGGTGCGAAAACTGGACCGCTAG
- a CDS encoding class I SAM-dependent DNA methyltransferase — MPQRHHVRFPSASADDLAQDEVRFEVVEGDRPVRLRFHDYDEIYRRPGLYEQVFYDRLRCCSPEKVGDLLRQTLTAVGRNVTELRVLDLGAGNGMMGDVLKTSGVARLIGADIIPEAREACYRDRPGLYDDYFVADFTDLPQEEADRIDAWSIDCLTTVAALGFGDIPPEAFLRALDFVKPDGWAAFNIKETFLDNSDRSGFSRCVRRLIASGRLDVHHLERYQHRLSMEGTPLHYYAIVARKRGSGPLSGLATNGDADDA, encoded by the coding sequence ATGCCCCAACGCCATCACGTTCGTTTTCCTTCCGCCAGCGCCGACGATCTCGCCCAGGACGAGGTCCGCTTCGAAGTCGTCGAGGGCGATCGGCCGGTGCGGCTCCGCTTTCACGACTACGACGAGATTTATCGCCGGCCGGGCCTGTACGAGCAGGTCTTCTACGACCGGCTGCGGTGCTGCTCCCCCGAAAAAGTGGGCGACCTGCTCCGGCAAACGCTCACGGCCGTGGGGCGGAACGTGACCGAACTGCGGGTGCTGGACCTCGGCGCCGGCAACGGCATGATGGGCGACGTGCTCAAAACTTCCGGCGTGGCCCGGCTCATCGGGGCGGATATTATCCCCGAGGCCCGGGAGGCCTGCTACCGCGACCGGCCGGGGCTGTACGACGATTATTTCGTCGCCGACTTCACGGACCTGCCGCAGGAGGAGGCCGACCGGATCGACGCTTGGTCGATCGACTGCCTGACGACCGTGGCGGCGCTGGGCTTCGGGGACATCCCGCCGGAGGCCTTCCTGCGGGCGCTGGACTTCGTCAAGCCGGACGGCTGGGCGGCGTTTAACATCAAGGAGACGTTCCTGGACAATTCGGACCGCTCCGGGTTTTCGCGGTGCGTCCGCCGGCTGATCGCCTCCGGGCGGCTCGACGTGCATCACCTCGAACGCTACCAGCACCGGCTGTCGATGGAGGGCACGCCGCTGCATTATTACGCGATCGTCGCCCGCAAACGCGGCAGCGGCCCGCTGAGCGGCCTCGCGACCAACGGCGACGCCGACGACGCCTGA
- a CDS encoding outer membrane protein assembly factor BamB family protein, with amino-acid sequence MDVPGEGWSQPAIVGDRLFLTAAVPVGADDVPPPGQERGDDSYNGPTDGAYRYEVRCLDARTGETLWTRVARTGPPPLPRHRTNTYATETPVADGDRVSALFGLTGLYAFTLDGEPVWAKELEPREMRAGWGSASSPALHDGRLFLQTDTEDASDLRALDAATGEELWRIPRDEPSSYGSPVVWEHEGQAQLVAGGQVARGYDPANGEELWSLDMAKGRSSATPAPYGDVLLIGTEFRDRGGSDDGGGYLAAIQADARGDLGSVESPADGVKWAEERAGLQMASPAVADGTIFLFERRGGIVHLLDFATGEQRTRVRMAASAPFWASPLVSGGRVYALDETGTMHVVDSAASADDVTVLVRNETPGLFWASPAAVDGRLYLRSADALYCIAEPEKDAAR; translated from the coding sequence GTGGACGTGCCCGGCGAGGGCTGGAGCCAGCCGGCGATCGTCGGCGACCGCCTGTTCCTCACCGCCGCCGTGCCCGTCGGGGCGGACGACGTCCCGCCGCCGGGCCAGGAACGCGGGGACGACTCCTACAACGGCCCGACCGACGGCGCCTATCGCTACGAGGTCCGCTGCCTCGACGCCCGCACCGGCGAGACGCTCTGGACCCGCGTCGCCCGCACCGGCCCGCCGCCGCTGCCCCGGCACCGCACGAACACCTACGCCACCGAAACGCCCGTCGCCGACGGCGACCGCGTCTCCGCCCTGTTCGGCCTCACCGGGCTCTACGCCTTCACCCTCGACGGCGAACCGGTCTGGGCGAAGGAACTGGAGCCCCGGGAAATGCGGGCCGGCTGGGGCAGCGCCTCCTCCCCGGCGCTGCACGACGGTCGGCTGTTCCTGCAAACCGACACCGAGGACGCCTCCGATCTGCGGGCCCTCGACGCCGCCACCGGCGAGGAACTGTGGCGGATCCCGCGGGACGAACCCTCCTCCTACGGCTCGCCGGTCGTGTGGGAACACGAGGGTCAGGCTCAGCTCGTCGCCGGGGGGCAGGTCGCCCGCGGCTACGACCCGGCGAACGGCGAGGAACTGTGGAGCCTGGACATGGCGAAGGGCCGCAGCTCCGCGACTCCGGCCCCCTACGGCGACGTGCTGCTGATCGGCACGGAGTTCCGCGACCGCGGCGGCTCCGACGACGGCGGCGGCTACCTCGCCGCGATTCAGGCCGACGCCCGCGGCGACCTCGGCTCCGTCGAATCCCCCGCGGACGGCGTGAAATGGGCGGAGGAGCGCGCCGGCCTGCAGATGGCCTCCCCGGCGGTCGCCGACGGCACAATCTTCCTGTTCGAACGCCGCGGCGGGATCGTCCACTTGCTCGACTTCGCCACCGGCGAACAGCGGACCCGGGTGCGGATGGCGGCCTCCGCCCCCTTCTGGGCCTCGCCGCTGGTCTCCGGCGGGCGGGTGTACGCATTGGATGAAACCGGCACGATGCACGTCGTCGACTCGGCGGCCTCCGCGGACGACGTGACAGTGCTCGTCCGCAACGAGACTCCCGGCCTGTTCTGGGCCAGCCCCGCCGCCGTCGACGGCCGACTGTACCTCCGCTCCGCGGACGCTCTGTATTGCATCGCGGAACCGGAGAAGGACGCGGCTCGTTAA
- a CDS encoding class I SAM-dependent methyltransferase → MPSPDAAAADPGTAERIQRRFEELTRQRELLNAELERPRSATNPRIDAACHAVLGLVNRFRGELPVFAADPTLSREARGRFEELRRAGIEWPAVQGLVKAQAAGRRRRLLPRPPASDSLRARQTWSTDDLIAALQDRLTAEQDPAGAEHGCFADIPLPHSEFVALVQAARRAALVRTGGGPIAFLDVGCGCGLKLLAAVPFFDRVTGIEIDPRYAAAGRRLLDGGVRRTRPNVCAVENADVQLIHGDALEFPDYRRFDAVYFYRPMRDDEKLYVLERRIVEQVRPGTLLIAPYRGFEARFEQLGCARVEGWLYLAGADERAARRLRRQAESLGAGLRRDQPPCPGFWEPILAALARRGFVLPNCRFGA, encoded by the coding sequence ATGCCCTCTCCCGACGCCGCCGCGGCCGATCCCGGGACGGCGGAGCGCATTCAGCGGCGTTTTGAGGAGCTCACGCGACAGCGGGAACTGCTCAATGCGGAACTCGAGCGGCCGCGGAGCGCGACGAACCCCCGCATCGACGCGGCCTGCCACGCCGTCCTCGGTTTGGTGAACCGGTTTCGCGGTGAGTTACCCGTCTTCGCCGCCGATCCGACGCTCTCCCGGGAGGCACGCGGCCGCTTTGAAGAACTTCGGAGGGCGGGAATTGAGTGGCCGGCGGTGCAAGGTCTCGTGAAGGCTCAAGCCGCCGGCCGACGACGGCGACTCCTGCCCCGCCCGCCGGCGTCGGACAGCCTGCGGGCCCGTCAGACCTGGTCGACCGACGACCTGATCGCCGCCCTGCAGGACCGCCTCACCGCGGAGCAGGACCCCGCCGGCGCCGAGCACGGCTGCTTCGCCGACATCCCGCTCCCGCACAGCGAATTCGTCGCCCTCGTCCAGGCCGCCCGCCGGGCGGCGCTGGTCCGAACCGGCGGCGGACCGATCGCGTTTCTGGACGTCGGCTGCGGGTGCGGACTCAAGCTGCTCGCGGCCGTCCCGTTCTTCGACCGGGTGACGGGGATTGAAATCGACCCCCGCTACGCCGCCGCCGGCCGCCGCCTGCTCGACGGCGGCGTGCGCCGCACCCGGCCGAACGTCTGCGCCGTGGAGAACGCCGACGTTCAATTGATCCACGGCGACGCCCTCGAGTTTCCGGACTATCGCCGGTTCGACGCGGTCTATTTCTACCGCCCGATGCGCGACGACGAGAAGCTCTATGTTTTAGAACGTCGGATCGTCGAGCAGGTGCGGCCCGGCACGCTCCTGATCGCGCCGTACCGGGGCTTTGAGGCGCGGTTCGAACAGTTGGGCTGCGCCCGCGTCGAGGGCTGGCTGTATCTCGCCGGCGCGGACGAGAGGGCCGCCCGCCGCCTCCGTCGTCAGGCCGAAAGCCTCGGCGCCGGGCTGCGTCGCGACCAGCCGCCCTGCCCGGGGTTTTGGGAGCCGATCCTCGCCGCGCTCGCCCGCCGCGGTTTCGTCCTGCCGAACTGTCGCTTCGGCGCCTGA
- a CDS encoding alpha/beta fold hydrolase, with product MLRSPLPTLVLLSALLAGATPAAADGPVVPPAGWTQGRVLTEDGARLNYWRTGGDKPPLLLLHGFSDDGLCWTEVAAKLEADYDVIMTDARGHGLSDPPAAGDQMAAQVRDIGTVIAALELKNPIVMGHSMGSASAATFAAASPEAPRAVVLVDPRLTPWPQRDGEGNDDPDRERRAMRQILDRNNTSYEDLLATCQRQDPGWSRTESEYWARSKQLYHPHLARRSKGERQSMGELFSKITAPTLILKADASAEEQTENQQIADGLKNGKLVHVPDAGHSVHRDELGRFLQELDGFLDGLE from the coding sequence ATGCTTCGTTCGCCTCTCCCGACGCTCGTATTGCTCTCGGCCCTGCTGGCGGGGGCGACCCCCGCCGCGGCCGACGGCCCGGTCGTTCCCCCCGCCGGCTGGACGCAGGGCCGCGTGCTGACGGAGGACGGCGCCCGGCTGAACTACTGGCGAACCGGCGGCGACAAGCCGCCGCTGCTCCTGCTGCACGGCTTTTCCGACGACGGCCTGTGCTGGACGGAGGTCGCCGCCAAGTTGGAAGCCGACTACGACGTCATCATGACCGACGCCCGCGGCCACGGCCTCTCCGACCCGCCGGCGGCGGGCGATCAAATGGCCGCCCAGGTGCGGGATATCGGGACGGTGATCGCGGCGCTGGAATTAAAGAACCCGATCGTGATGGGGCACTCCATGGGCAGCGCCTCCGCGGCGACGTTCGCGGCCGCCTCGCCGGAGGCGCCGCGGGCCGTCGTGCTGGTCGATCCCCGCCTGACCCCCTGGCCGCAGCGCGACGGCGAGGGGAACGACGACCCCGACCGCGAACGCCGGGCGATGCGGCAGATCCTCGACCGCAATAATACCTCCTACGAGGACCTGCTCGCGACGTGTCAGCGTCAGGACCCGGGCTGGTCGCGGACGGAGAGCGAATACTGGGCCCGCTCCAAGCAGCTCTATCACCCGCACCTGGCCCGACGCAGCAAGGGCGAGCGGCAGTCGATGGGCGAATTGTTTTCGAAGATCACCGCCCCCACGCTGATCCTCAAAGCCGACGCCTCCGCCGAGGAACAGACGGAGAATCAACAGATCGCCGACGGATTAAAGAACGGCAAACTGGTTCATGTCCCCGACGCCGGCCACAGCGTGCACCGGGACGAACTGGGGCGGTTCCTGCAGGAACTCGACGGGTTCCTCGACGGGCTGGAATAG
- a CDS encoding prenyltransferase/squalene oxidase repeat-containing protein: MFAALLALSAALPNDDAATRAAVERATPYLQTAGDRWVEEKNCVSCHRVGNQLWALGAAAGIGAAGDGRFEERAAWAVASTLAKTDDDAPAETDDGAPAGDDDAPAGAANREGVAQLLLAPGAVPDPAERAALVALLRDGQREDGGWDAGGQLPMQKRPKAETDVASALWMALALHGEDAADPAVGRAAAFVDAAGAADSVEVPAARLLLAAERNEPTVQDRLIADLRARQRPDGGWGWLQSEESDALGTGLALYALLESGVAPDDPAALAARRFLVDAQRPDGAWPVRGTKEKSRGRVTETASYWGAAWATAALARSLADDR, translated from the coding sequence GTGTTCGCCGCCCTGCTGGCTCTGTCCGCCGCTCTCCCGAACGACGACGCCGCGACCCGGGCGGCCGTCGAGCGGGCGACGCCGTACTTGCAAACGGCGGGGGACCGCTGGGTCGAGGAGAAGAACTGCGTCTCATGCCACCGCGTGGGCAATCAACTGTGGGCGCTGGGCGCCGCGGCCGGGATCGGGGCGGCGGGGGACGGACGGTTCGAGGAGCGAGCCGCCTGGGCCGTGGCGTCGACGCTCGCCAAAACTGACGACGACGCGCCCGCCGAGACCGACGACGGTGCGCCCGCCGGGGACGACGACGCGCCCGCCGGGGCCGCGAACCGGGAGGGCGTCGCCCAACTGTTGCTGGCCCCCGGCGCCGTGCCGGACCCCGCCGAGCGGGCGGCGCTGGTCGCCCTGCTGCGGGACGGGCAACGGGAGGACGGCGGCTGGGACGCGGGCGGGCAACTCCCGATGCAGAAGCGGCCGAAGGCGGAAACGGACGTCGCCTCCGCCCTCTGGATGGCCCTCGCCCTGCACGGCGAGGACGCCGCCGACCCCGCCGTCGGGCGGGCCGCCGCCTTCGTCGACGCCGCGGGGGCGGCCGACAGCGTGGAGGTTCCCGCCGCCCGCCTGCTGCTCGCCGCGGAGCGGAACGAACCGACCGTGCAGGACCGTCTGATCGCCGACCTGCGCGCCCGCCAGCGTCCCGACGGCGGCTGGGGCTGGTTGCAGTCGGAGGAGAGCGACGCCCTCGGCACCGGCCTCGCCCTGTACGCCCTGCTGGAAAGCGGCGTGGCCCCGGACGACCCCGCGGCGCTCGCCGCCCGGCGGTTCCTCGTCGACGCCCAACGCCCCGACGGCGCCTGGCCGGTCCGCGGCACGAAGGAGAAGAGCCGGGGTCGCGTCACTGAAACCGCCTCCTACTGGGGCGCCGCCTGGGCGACGGCCGCCCTCGCCCGCAGCCTCGCGGACGACCGCTGA
- a CDS encoding ATP-dependent nuclease yields the protein MQHLGKLNPLTSISIPNIGKIEPKGLNVVIGPNSAGKTQFLKDIHYRMLGKPRDLVVCEEISLTRKGTLPEIIAALEEAEHIRVVPGSNSNHNISCRVFEFGGSSDRWQADSNLAQLYYTRMGTSTNGRKGGKDEFLSMFGRSFIASLFLGGRLNSLNEVPSFDYEKTTPEKEIQALYLNEDAQHALTAETERTFGRSIWVDPTRGGVLCLRVGDGPALPPDADRTQPSRMTKFRTIENEGDGFKSYVAICISLLLGQRPVILIDEPELCLHPPQAHSLGKFIGRYGTSDAGTTFVATHSSHVLRGIIEETEYLDVIRLSRAGTNFSGQRIESELLRASIRKPSTKSEAILDGLFAEAVTVVEGEGDRLVYGTVWEKVSAEFKHDVHFVSVGGMGGAADPCELYARLRIPICVIVDLDIIRSPDIFKSIVSALAPGPVAEDLTKDCRKLVEEVKALGPVYDEAAVRSGLTSILSAKLDWTDETQLNQTRRTLGDLSAGLSQTSRLKKGLEEFHSYGVYSNLTAFLSKCRGAGVFLVPVGELEDWAEMLTSGGPSKKKKAEWANHIANAIRDSDPREDDIWEFIRQMARRQRNEIERLAGY from the coding sequence ATGCAACACCTGGGAAAGCTGAACCCCCTCACGTCGATCTCCATCCCAAACATCGGCAAGATCGAACCAAAAGGGCTCAATGTCGTAATCGGGCCGAACTCGGCTGGAAAGACACAATTCCTTAAAGACATCCACTACAGGATGCTCGGCAAGCCAAGGGACCTCGTGGTCTGTGAGGAAATCTCCCTTACTCGCAAGGGTACGCTACCCGAAATCATAGCGGCCCTTGAAGAGGCGGAGCACATCCGCGTGGTCCCCGGCAGCAATTCAAATCACAACATTAGTTGTCGAGTATTCGAGTTTGGGGGCAGCAGTGACAGATGGCAGGCCGACAGCAACCTCGCCCAGCTCTACTACACCAGAATGGGAACATCGACAAATGGCCGGAAAGGCGGAAAGGACGAATTCCTCTCAATGTTTGGCCGGTCATTCATAGCGTCCCTTTTCCTCGGAGGTCGACTAAATTCCTTAAACGAAGTCCCAAGCTTTGACTACGAGAAGACTACACCCGAGAAAGAAATACAAGCGCTATACTTGAACGAAGACGCCCAACATGCCCTCACCGCAGAGACAGAGAGAACCTTCGGCAGATCCATCTGGGTAGATCCAACACGCGGGGGCGTGCTCTGCTTACGGGTTGGAGATGGCCCGGCATTGCCCCCGGACGCAGATCGAACACAGCCATCTAGGATGACAAAGTTTAGGACGATCGAGAACGAGGGAGACGGGTTTAAATCGTATGTGGCGATCTGCATCTCGCTTTTGCTCGGCCAGCGCCCAGTCATCCTAATTGATGAACCCGAGTTGTGCCTTCACCCGCCACAAGCCCATTCGCTTGGAAAGTTCATCGGCCGATACGGCACCTCCGACGCGGGCACAACCTTTGTCGCGACACATAGCAGCCACGTTCTTCGAGGAATCATCGAGGAGACTGAGTATCTAGACGTCATTCGACTTTCAAGGGCGGGAACAAACTTCTCCGGGCAACGGATCGAAAGCGAGTTGCTCAGAGCGTCAATTCGCAAGCCGAGCACAAAATCGGAAGCGATTCTAGATGGCCTTTTCGCGGAGGCCGTGACCGTGGTTGAAGGCGAGGGAGACCGACTGGTCTACGGAACTGTTTGGGAAAAAGTGTCAGCCGAGTTTAAACATGATGTTCATTTCGTGTCGGTTGGCGGCATGGGCGGTGCCGCAGATCCCTGCGAACTTTACGCAAGGCTTCGCATACCTATCTGCGTCATTGTCGACTTGGACATCATCCGATCGCCTGACATCTTCAAATCGATTGTTTCTGCACTAGCACCCGGGCCCGTCGCCGAAGATCTTACTAAGGACTGCCGAAAGCTGGTTGAAGAGGTGAAGGCACTTGGCCCTGTTTACGATGAAGCGGCAGTTCGATCCGGACTTACCTCGATCCTCTCTGCCAAACTGGACTGGACGGACGAGACTCAGCTAAACCAAACGCGGCGTACACTTGGAGATCTTAGCGCGGGTCTCTCACAGACCTCCCGACTTAAGAAGGGTCTAGAGGAGTTCCATTCGTACGGCGTCTATTCGAACCTGACAGCCTTTCTGAGCAAGTGTAGGGGTGCGGGAGTATTTCTTGTACCTGTAGGCGAACTCGAAGACTGGGCCGAAATGCTTACGTCAGGGGGGCCTAGCAAGAAAAAGAAAGCCGAATGGGCGAACCATATAGCCAATGCGATTCGCGATTCTGACCCACGCGAAGACGACATCTGGGAATTCATTAGACAGATGGCCAGACGGCAACGAAATGAAATCGAGCGACTAGCCGGTTACTGA